A stretch of DNA from Vulcanisaeta thermophila:
ACAATACCCATTATATCCTTAATTGCAAATGCTCAATTAATAATTTTAAATGCGCGATCTAAGGCCTCAATCACCCTCTGATCGGTGAACTCCTGGTTCAACCACGCCAATTCCCCGTGAAGTACTGTGGCGCTCACGGCAACATCAACCTTAAAGCCCCTGAAGGGTGAGAACCTGGCCTTTGATTGGAACCTGGATGGGTCTATTGAGTAACTAACCTTAGTATTTATTATTGTTAAGTCCGCACACTCACCAATACCCAGGCCACTATTGAAGTTTAGGAATTTCATGGGCCTCCCATGAAGAGTATTAACTATGTTACTCATGGTCGTGAGGCCCCGCTTCCACAGCGTTAATAATAATGGTGCTGTGGTCTCGAGACCCACAATACCGGGCGGTGCATCATCGTAAGGAAGCTCCTTCTCCTGCTCAGAGTGTGGTGCGTGGTCGCTGGCAACCATGTAAACCTCACCCCTGAGGAACATCCCAAGTAATTCCCTCCTGACCTCCTCACTCCTTAGTGGTGGATTAACCTTACAGTAACCGGGCTTCTCGGCAATCCTTAGGCACTCCTCCTGGCTTAGGAGCATGTGGTGTGGAGTTACGTCAAAGGTTATGTCCAACCCCGAGTCCCTAATCAACCTGATTGACTGGGGCAGGGTGAGGTGTGTTAGGTGGACCCTGGCTCCATACCTAAGAACCAGCCTAATTATGTTGTGCACACAGGAGAGTTCAGCCCTGGGGCTCCTAATCTCACCATGGTACTGGAAGTCCCTGGGGCCCCTGTACTGATTAATTATTAATGGATCCTCACAGTGGATTATGACGGGTATACCAACCTCGGAAGCCTTTTGGAGTAATGCGTCCAGGTAATCATCACCGCCATAATCAAGAACCTCCTCGGGGAATACCTCGCCTATGGCGTGGGCGCCCGCATCCCTAGCGTCCTTAATCAATGATAGGTCCTTAACCGCCCCAAAGTACTGCCTAGTATGTAATGGCGACTTTGATAGTAGCTCAATCCTCCTCCTAAGCAGGTCCAGGGTCTTCACGGGCGGCTTTGTGTTGGGCATGTCCCCTAGGGCCACGAAGCCCCCCGCCAGGGCTGCCCTAGTCCCTGAGTTAATGTCCTCCTTGTAGGATAGTTCAAAGTCCCTGAGGTGCACGTGAATATCGACCAGTCCTGGGAGCACTATGTAATTACTGGGTAATTCCACGGTTACGCGGCCCCTCAGTGACCCCCCGACCTGTGTTATGACACCATTACGTATACCAATGCCCACATTCCTTAACTCGCCGTTTATGTATGCCCTGGTGTTTATGACTACGTCGAACTCACTCATTTAGTTACACAGGACTCGCAGCATTATTTTACTTTGCGTTTACCTTCTCAAAGAACTTCTCGTAACCCATGGACTCTATTTCCTTAACCACGGACTCATCACCCTCATAAACAACCCTGCCCCCTGACATTACAATGACCCTGCTGGGCCTCACGTAGTGCAGTATCTCCGCGTGGTGCGTCGTGACCAGCACCGCAGAGCCCTCCTGGGCCATTTGGGCTATGGCCCTCCCTATAACGGCTATGCCGTCCACGTCAAGACCCGAGTCCGGCTCGTCGAGCATGGCCACCCTGGGCTTGTACATTAATAGTTGAAGGACCTCGGCCCTCTTGGACTCACCACCACTGAAGCCAGCATGGACACCCCTGCTCAGGTGTTCGGGTTTCAGCCCCAGCTCGGTTACTAACTTGTTCATCTGCATGAGCATCTGGGGCGTGGGTGGGTCTGTTATGTGCTTACCAGCTCTCTTATTCAGCATGGCCACTATGAGCGTTGATAGCCTAACCTCGGGCACTGGGGTTGGGTTTTGGAGCGCAAGGAGTATCCCCTTCTGGACCCTCTCCTCTGGGTATAGGTTGATTATTGACTCACCATCAAGCCTTATATCCCCATTGACAACCCTGTACCTTGGGTGCCCCGCTATGGTTAGGAATAACGTGGTTTTACCACTCCCATTGGGGCCCATTATGGCCACAACCTCACCCGAGGAAACGCTTAGGCTCACACCATTGAGTATCCTCTTACCGTCAACCTCAACCTCCAGGTTTATGATCTCAAGCTTACTCATTGGGGTGCCTGCGCGACACTGATTATAAATCTTTTGGCAGTGTCTCAGTGGGTTATTAACTCCGTGATCGCCTCTTGATCTTGATTATGTCCTTCAGGAGGTTTATTTCATCCTCGGTTAGGTACTCCCTGAATTGGCTCATTAGTGCTAGTGCGTGTTCCTCGGGCACATCCACGTAAAGCTCATCGCCCTCCTTGACCTGCCTACCCACCATCACATTACCCTCAATGGATATTGCAACCTCCATGCCCTTCCTGGCCATTGGCACGGGCTTACCCTTATCCTGTATCTGCATTATAACGCCAACCCTCCTACCATCACCCCTAATCAGTGGGTATCCGGGCTTGATCAAACCCTCGAGTACGGAGATACCCACTATCGCTGGATTGCTCCTCCTGAATACGTAGCCGGGCAGTATCTTTATCTTACCAGGCCTTATGTACTTCTCAAGCTCCGCCTCAACAGCCTTACTCCTCTGCTCCCTATACCACTGGGTAAAGTCCTCAACGAGCCTGTAGAGTATTTCGTTCCTGAATATCCTAACACCGTACTGCATGGCCTCCACCTCAACATCGTGGGGAACCTTCACATTGAATGCCAGGATCACACCATACAGTGGGTTCTTCTTCCTAACAATGGATGCCTCAACCACATCCCTCCTACTCACATTACCCACGTCAGCCTTCCTAACGGGTATTCCCTGGTTTCTCAGGTACGTCACCATGGCCTCCAGCGTGCCCAGTGTGTCCGCCTTCGCCACCACGCCCTCCCTATCAGTCTCAATCCTTATCTCGGAGACCTCCTCCTTAACGAGCTTTATGTAATCATTCAATTGGGACTCCTGGGGCACCACGAACACTGGGGCCCCTGGAACCACTTGGTCAAGCCCATCAGCCACTATCTTAACGCCTGCGGCGGCTGTGACCTCGTCCATGAACATGTACCTGTCCTCTGGATCCCTCATCTCATCAAGGGGTTTGGGCATTACGAGGAGCTTCACCTTACTGATTACTGGGCTTTCCATACCCATGGTGACCACCGTGTCGCCCCTCCTAATCACGCCATCGTACAGGACCACATCAGCCGTAACTCCCCAACCCCTCTCCTCCCTAACCTCCATAACCACTCCCTTACCAGGTCCCTTACTAATCCTCAACTTCTCCTTACTAAACCTCTGGCTAAGCCCTGCAAGTATCACGAGTAGGTCCGAGAGCCCCTCGCCAGTGACCGCGCTGGTGGGTACAATGGGTACCTGGGTGTTGAAGTTAGTCACCCTATCATACCTATCCGCCTCCATACCCAACTTATTGAACTCCTCAATAATCCTGGCAATGGCCTCCTCAACCCTACCCTGAACATCCTCCCTCTGCTTCTCGAAGGATTCAAGGAATGGCGAGTTCTCATGGGGCTCCCAACCGTAGATCCTATCCAACTTGTTGGCGGCGACCACGAAGGGTATGTTCCTGGACCTAATCAGGGTTAGGCTCTCGTAGGTCTGCTCCTCAAACCCCTTGGTTATGTCGATAACCAGTATTGCCAGGTCAGCCACAGAACCACCGCGCCTCCTAAGGTTTGAGAAAGCTGCGTGGCCTGGCGTGTCCACCATGAGGAAGCCCTTAATCCAAACCCTACCCTTTAACCTAAAGCGCTCGAGTAGTGGTTCCGCCAACCGCTCCACCGCATTCCATGGTATGAAGGATAGGCCTATGTGCTGTGTTATCATACCAGGCTCCCTATAGGCTACGAAGGTACCCCTGATCTTGTCCAGCATTAACGTCTTGCCCACGTCCACGTGCCCCACAACAACGACAATGGGGGGCCTATAATCCACCGAGGATTCCTGGGGCGCCTTACTCATTACCAATCAAGCCATTGGGCGGATTTGGACTTATAAATCATTCTTCACACGCCTAATCCCTGATAATAACATTCATGACCCTCTCCACCAGGAATAGTATGAGTATGGCCAGGGAAGCCATTAGGAATATGGTGAAGTAAGCAACATTTATGTTAAGGGACCCCATGTAAACGCTTATGTGGTTGTAAATCAACCCGTAGGTGTTAAGTACGAATAGGATAATCAGCACCACGGGTATCAGGGAGAGAATGAAGACGTCAGTATTCACAAAGCCCCCTAATACTAGGAATACCACTATTGACGCAATCACTGAGGATGCGTAGATCAAGGCCCATGGCAGTGCTGGGTTGAGTAGCGAGAGGGCCACCACGGTTGATGCCTCGTTTATTATGAATAGTGTGATTACGTGATCCCCCAAAGTCATGAATTAGTGATGAAAGGAGTACGGCGCACTCCACGGCTAGGGCTAAGAATAATGGGGTCCTCGTGAGATGCACGTGCATGAGTAGTGATAATGCATTAATTATTATATTAATATTCAATACAAGCCTAGTAGGTGGTTTTGTTAGTTCGAAGTACATCTACATACTTAATATGCAACCCATAACCATGGGGGCAGGGACAGGCCCCAATAATCGCCAATGCGCTACCCCACGGGTTAAGGATGACCAGAGCCACGGCTAACCCCATCAACGCTGGGAGTACCACCGTGGACACAAACCACACTGCCAGCGTCAGCAGTGAAGGTGCGGTGGGTGGGAGGGGTTACTCGGTGTATGGTTTGATTCCCTGGGTAACCGTGGGTTTCACCATAACCCTAATGTGCATGTTGATGGTTGCCCAGCAATTAGTGCTCAGGATGCGTAGGAACCCCAGGGAGTGCCTTGAGGAGGGTATTGTTAAGATAGTGAGGAGGCTGGGTATTAGGGAGCCAAGCACCACGCACAGGGATTCGCTTAGGATACTCAGCCTAAGGGTTAATGATGACCTTGTCACGAGGCTGCTGTTAATGTATGAGGAGGGTGTTTATGGGGGTAGGAATGTTGATTGTGATGAGTACACGAGGCTACTAAGGAAGTTACTAAAGTCCCTCTAGGATACATAAGCTTTAAAAACTCGAGTGATTACGCGTGGTTGTATGAGGGTTTATACATGCGCCTTTTGCGGTGGACCCATACCACCGGGTACAGGGATTATGTATGTTAGGAGCAATGGAACAGTACTTAGATTCTGTAGTAGGAAGTGCTTCGTGAGCGCCATCAAGTTTAACAGGGATCCCAGGAGGCAGGCATGGGTTAGGAAGAAGGCTAGAAAGGCTATTAAGAGCCAAAGGTAATTCCGTAAATCATGACAATAATATACCAGGGAAGGCGGGTAACACTGGAGATATTCGAAACGGTGCTGCCCAATGGAAATAGAATGATGGTTGAGAGGGTATTATTCCCAAGCGCCGTGGCCGCCCTACCAATAATTAAGGGGACCACGGACGTGGTATTAATAAGGCAGTTCAGGCCCGTCCTGAACAACTACATAATAGAGATACCGGCTGGCATTATAAACCCTGACGAAAAACCAGAGGAGGCCCTCATTAGGGAATTGAGGGAGGAGGTTGGGGGTGTTGTTGATGATTACGAATTAATGTTTCAGGGGTACACGAGTCCCGGTTACTCCACGGAGTACCTATACCTCTACTCAGCAACCCTGAAGTACCTGGGTGATAGGGAGCCAGAGCCCCATGAGGTGATTGAGGTTATTCGATTAAACATTAAGGATGCGCTTAGGATGCTCCTTAATAATGAGATTAGGGATCATAAGACCGCGCTGGCGCTAACCCTCTATGCTTATAGGCACGGTTTAAGTGTTAATCCATGATTGTGGGGAAAGGCTTAGAAACCACGCCCATTACTATGGATGTGCCCGTATTAACGAGGGACGTGGTCCTTAGGGTTCTCAGCAGCGTTAATGTGGATATTAAGAATTTCGTGGCTGCCTATGTTTTCAGGACTGGCGGTGATGTCTTTAAGGCGTTGGTTGCGACTATACTGACCCAGAATACCAGTGATAGGAATGCCATGAGGGCCTATGATAACCTGGTGCGGGGGCTTGGTGACGTAACGCCAGAGAATATACTAAGGGCCGGCGTTGGCAGGGTTGCTGAGTTGATTAGGCCGGCGGGTATGTACAGGGTTAGGGCTAGTAAGATTGTGGAGTTGGCGAGGGTGGTGCTGGAGAGGTACCATGGTGATTTAAACTGGATTGCTAAGCTACCCATTGATGAGGCCAGGAGGTTACTGTTGGAGTTACCCGGGGTTGGTGAGAAGACTGCCGACGTGATCCTCGTGAATCTGGGCAAACCCGCATTTCCTGTGGATACCCACATAACCAGGATAACCCTTAGGCTGGGGCTTGCTAGGTCTAGGAGTTATGGGGAGGTTCAAAGGGCC
This window harbors:
- the pyrC gene encoding dihydroorotase, encoding MSEFDVVINTRAYINGELRNVGIGIRNGVITQVGGSLRGRVTVELPSNYIVLPGLVDIHVHLRDFELSYKEDINSGTRAALAGGFVALGDMPNTKPPVKTLDLLRRRIELLSKSPLHTRQYFGAVKDLSLIKDARDAGAHAIGEVFPEEVLDYGGDDYLDALLQKASEVGIPVIIHCEDPLIINQYRGPRDFQYHGEIRSPRAELSCVHNIIRLVLRYGARVHLTHLTLPQSIRLIRDSGLDITFDVTPHHMLLSQEECLRIAEKPGYCKVNPPLRSEEVRRELLGMFLRGEVYMVASDHAPHSEQEKELPYDDAPPGIVGLETTAPLLLTLWKRGLTTMSNIVNTLHGRPMKFLNFNSGLGIGECADLTIINTKVSYSIDPSRFQSKARFSPFRGFKVDVAVSATVLHGELAWLNQEFTDQRVIEALDRAFKIIN
- a CDS encoding NUDIX hydrolase; protein product: MTIIYQGRRVTLEIFETVLPNGNRMMVERVLFPSAVAALPIIKGTTDVVLIRQFRPVLNNYIIEIPAGIINPDEKPEEALIRELREEVGGVVDDYELMFQGYTSPGYSTEYLYLYSATLKYLGDREPEPHEVIEVIRLNIKDALRMLLNNEIRDHKTALALTLYAYRHGLSVNP
- a CDS encoding 50S ribosomal protein L24e, whose amino-acid sequence is MRVYTCAFCGGPIPPGTGIMYVRSNGTVLRFCSRKCFVSAIKFNRDPRRQAWVRKKARKAIKSQR
- the infB gene encoding translation initiation factor IF-2 — encoded protein: MSKAPQESSVDYRPPIVVVVGHVDVGKTLMLDKIRGTFVAYREPGMITQHIGLSFIPWNAVERLAEPLLERFRLKGRVWIKGFLMVDTPGHAAFSNLRRRGGSVADLAILVIDITKGFEEQTYESLTLIRSRNIPFVVAANKLDRIYGWEPHENSPFLESFEKQREDVQGRVEEAIARIIEEFNKLGMEADRYDRVTNFNTQVPIVPTSAVTGEGLSDLLVILAGLSQRFSKEKLRISKGPGKGVVMEVREERGWGVTADVVLYDGVIRRGDTVVTMGMESPVISKVKLLVMPKPLDEMRDPEDRYMFMDEVTAAAGVKIVADGLDQVVPGAPVFVVPQESQLNDYIKLVKEEVSEIRIETDREGVVAKADTLGTLEAMVTYLRNQGIPVRKADVGNVSRRDVVEASIVRKKNPLYGVILAFNVKVPHDVEVEAMQYGVRIFRNEILYRLVEDFTQWYREQRSKAVEAELEKYIRPGKIKILPGYVFRRSNPAIVGISVLEGLIKPGYPLIRGDGRRVGVIMQIQDKGKPVPMARKGMEVAISIEGNVMVGRQVKEGDELYVDVPEEHALALMSQFREYLTEDEINLLKDIIKIKRRSRS
- a CDS encoding endonuclease III domain-containing protein yields the protein MIVGKGLETTPITMDVPVLTRDVVLRVLSSVNVDIKNFVAAYVFRTGGDVFKALVATILTQNTSDRNAMRAYDNLVRGLGDVTPENILRAGVGRVAELIRPAGMYRVRASKIVELARVVLERYHGDLNWIAKLPIDEARRLLLELPGVGEKTADVILVNLGKPAFPVDTHITRITLRLGLARSRSYGEVQRAWVNILGDAVDKYLEVHLRLIQFGRDVCRARGPRCDVCGFRDYCNYYRTRLGGLE
- the sufC gene encoding Fe-S cluster assembly ATPase SufC, whose protein sequence is MSKLEIINLEVEVDGKRILNGVSLSVSSGEVVAIMGPNGSGKTTLFLTIAGHPRYRVVNGDIRLDGESIINLYPEERVQKGILLALQNPTPVPEVRLSTLIVAMLNKRAGKHITDPPTPQMLMQMNKLVTELGLKPEHLSRGVHAGFSGGESKRAEVLQLLMYKPRVAMLDEPDSGLDVDGIAVIGRAIAQMAQEGSAVLVTTHHAEILHYVRPSRVIVMSGGRVVYEGDESVVKEIESMGYEKFFEKVNAK